A window of Zingiber officinale cultivar Zhangliang chromosome 5A, Zo_v1.1, whole genome shotgun sequence contains these coding sequences:
- the LOC121983216 gene encoding E3 ubiquitin-protein ligase ATL31-like — MSTKRRLRSRRPIDGSLTAAILFLLLAPQCVAAQPPPPSSSDFRYYNFGKFTQAMSVISVSVMAICFFLCLSCVCIRSNRDEDESFSLHLRMAAASRLSRPQGLSPEMIETFPTMLYSEVKWLKAGNGALECAVCLCEFEDDEALRLLPHCNHVFHLDCIDAWLEAHVTCPVCRANLAEQAAADSADHGAPPARTQETPAAPAPDHVAIVVDPDEERKEAAIELERIGSQQRAARSQSGRPSASFLRSHSTGDPMIPPVEDADRFTLRLPEHIRKEILSARKFHRSTSCFAHPIPDEGSSRSGHRGRGGAEGSSRRSRSTRVGRSDRWPSFFLRNMSFKIPSWATGKRGEGESAVSVSVRKGEMDVSGKGTIAYPMAPFEGYGTGDAVASTATAIAIAGNIESSGTAQSRHG; from the coding sequence ATGAGCACGAAGCGCAGGCTGCGCAGCCGCCGTCCGATCGACGGATCGCTCACCGCAGCCATCCTGTTTCTCCTCCTCGCCCCCCAGTGCGTCGCTGCTCAGCCTCCACCGCCATCCAGCAGCGACTTTAGATACTACAACTTTGGCAAGTTCACTCAGGCCATGTCCGTCATCTCTGTCTCCGTTATGGCAATCTGCTTCTTTCTCTGCTTATCCTGCGTGTGCATTCGCTCGAACCGCGACGAGGACGAGAGCTTCAGCTTACACCTCCGCATGGCAGCGGCGTCCCGGCTGTCACGGCCGCAGGGGCTGAGCCCGGAGATGATCGAGACGTTCCCCACGATGCTGTACTCGGAGGTGAAGTGGTTGAAGGCGGGGAATGGCGCGTTGGAGTGCGCGGTGTGCCTCTGCGAGTTCGAGGACGACGAGGCGCTCCGCCTCCTCCCCCACTGCAACCACGTCTTCCACCTCGATTGCATCGACGCTTGGCTCGAGGCCCACGTCACATGCCCCGTCTGCCGCGCCAACCTCGCCGAGCAAGCGGCCGCCGACTCCGCTGATCACGGCGCGCCTCCCGCGCGCACTCAGGAAACCCCTGCCGCCCCGGCCCCGGACCACGTCGCGATCGTCGTCGATCCGGATGAGGAGAGGAAGGAAGCGGCCATCGAACTAGAGCGGATCGGGAGTCAGCAGCGGGCAGCGCGGTCGCAGTCCGGGCGGCCGTCGGCGAGTTTCCTGCGGTCTCACTCAACGGGGGACCCTATGATCCCGCCGGTGGAGGACGCTGACCGGTTCACCCTACGGCTGCCTGAGCACATAAGGAAGGAGATTCTCTCCGCCAGGAAGTTCCACCGATCCACCAGTTGTTTCGCGCACCCGATCCCCGATGAAGGGAGTTCCCGATCAGGCCACCGCGGCCGCGGGGGAGCGGAAGGCAGCAGCCGCCGGTCGAGGAGCACCCGAGTCGGTAGATCAGACCGCTGGCCGTCGTTCTTTCTTCGAAATATGTCCTTCAAGATCCCGTCGTGGGCGACGGGGAAGCGAGGGGAGGGCGAGAGTGCAGTCTCGGTCTCAGTGAGGAAGGGGGAAATGGACGTTTCTGGCAAGGGAACGATAGCGTATCCGATGGCGCCCTTCGAAGGCTACGGAACCGGTGACGCTGTCGCCTCCACCGCCACCGCCATCGCCATCGCCGGCAACATAGAATCTTCCGGCACCGCCCAAAGTCGTCATGGTTGA